Proteins encoded in a region of the Limanda limanda chromosome 17, fLimLim1.1, whole genome shotgun sequence genome:
- the rgs9a gene encoding regulator of G-protein signaling 9a: MTIRTARPDRVQHFPPRMHCLKKLEAILVEMQDLKNGVKGSEQKLNVTTIPHVIAGKDIIAWIANKMKTPTEEAHVFCTMLVAYGYIYPLQNHKKLVMCNDTSLYRFQTPYFWPTQKWVAEDSDYAIYLAKRNIRKKGMLEPYEQAHYNHLHKWLNHKWDFIVMQATEQYKAGKERKKPDRVVFDCQERAYWILNRPPRRTHSAIDCGPEHLFDPNTDEKISFDQYRRMNIFYQQAIMRSKVKSSVSIGALVKYITTYKTHDPFLAPCLPSNPWQTDNDSYWSLNTRRVDPPTKMRVERWSFSLFELLTDLRGRDDFKVFLKKEFSGENLAFWEAAEVLKWGTASSMPSKAETIFKTFLAPGAPRWINIDGRTMGLTVKGLDVPHRYVLEAAQTHVFLLMKKDTFFRYLKSPVYKDMQKKALNPEAHNFSPAQLEQNAQNRSLGIHPIILWKQEEEENAKAAAASAPIDVKAMMSKIDRK; encoded by the exons ATGACAATCCGAACAGCCCGTCCTGACCGGGTGCAACATTTCCCTCCCCGTATGCACTGCCTCAAAAAG CTGGAGGCCATATTGGTGGAGATGCAGGACCTGAAAAATGGAGTGAAAGGCTCGGAGCAGAAACTCAATGTCACTACCATCCCACATGTCATCGCTG GTAAGGACATCATCGCATGGATTGCCAACAAGATGAAGACTCCAACTGAAG AGGCTCATGTCTTTTGCACCATGTTAGTGGCCTATGGCTACATCTATCCCCTGCAGAACCACAAGAAGCTGGTCATGTGCAATGATACTAGCCTCTACCGCTTCCAG ACACCATACTTCTGGCCTACACAGAAATGGGTTGCAGAAGATTCTGACTATG CCATTTACCTGGCAAAGAGGAACATCCGCAAGAAAGGCATGCTCGAGCCCTATGAACAG GCACATTACAACCACCTCCATAAATGGCTGAACCACAAATGGGACTTCATTGTGATGCAGGCCACTGAACAATACAA ggctGGTAAGGAGAGGAAGAAGCCAGATCGTGTGGTGTTTGACTGCCAGGAGAGGGCTTACTGGATATTGAACAGGCCTccg CGTCGTACTCACAGTGCTATTGACTGCGGTCCAGAGCATCTTTTTGATCCCAACACAGATGAG AAAATCAGCTTTGACCAGTACAGACGCATG AACATCTTCTATCAACAAGCCAtcatgaggtcaaaggtcaaatctaGTGTTTCCATCGGAGC ACTTGTCAAGTACATCACAACTTACAAAACCCACGACCCATTTCTGGCTCCATGTCTACCCAGCAATCCCTGGCAAACAGACAATGACTCGTACTGGAGTCTCAACACAAGGAG AGTTGATCCACCCACTAAGATGAGAGTGGAGCGCTGGTCATTCAGCTTGTTCGAGCTCCTGACGGACCTGCGAGGCCGAGACGACTTCAAGGTTTTCCTCAAGAAGGAGTTCAGCG gggAGAACTTGGCTTTTTGGGAAGCAGCTGAAGTATTGAAGTGGGGCACTGCATCCTCCATGCCATCAAAAGCTGAGACCATCTttaa aaCCTTCCTGGCCCCTGGTGCTCCCCGTTGGATCAACATTGATGGCAGGACAATGGGTCTGACAGTGAAAGGCCTGGACGTTCCTCACCGCTACGTGCTGGAAGCCGCGCAGACACACGTCTTCCTACTCATGAAAAAG GATACTTTCTTCCGTTACCTCAAGTCACCCGTGTACAAAGACATGCAGAAGAAGGCACTGAACCCTGAGGCTCATAACTTCAG TCCGGCCCAGCTGGAGCAAAACGCTCAGAACCGGAGCCTCGGCATCCATCCCATCATCCtctggaagcaggaggaggaggagaatgctAAGGCGGCCGCTGCCTCCGCTCCTATCGATGTCAAGGCCATGATGAGCAAAATAGACAGGAAGTAG